The genomic stretch GGAAGCCGATGACCATGCTGAAGATCAGCGAAAGGATGCCGTAGATCGCCAGGTTCTGAATCGAGATGATCCAGCGGGACGATGCCCATAGCCGCTCGAACTGGTCGAACCCGACAAAAGTCGCCCGCGGCAGGAGCTTGGAATTGGTGAAGGAGTAGACGACGGTCCAGAGAGAGCCGCCGAGGAAAATCCCGAGCGCAATCAGGATCATCGGAATGGACGCAATCTTGGCAGTCAGATTGCGAAAGAGCTGGTTTGGGCGTTTGGCAGGCGCCAGACCTGTCATGTCTCGATCCTCCTCGAACGTGACGACGCATCCGGGACCCCCGGAACCGAAGCCCGAGCGGCCGTCCGCGACGCCGGTTCAACCGGCCGACGCTCCGAGGAACGCCGGCCGGCCGCGGTCGCTTGGGATTAGTCGGCCGAGGAGATGATCTCCGCGAAGCGCTCCTGAGCCGCCTCGGGAGTCATCGAGGTGCTGGAGAAGAACTCCGTCATCAGGTCCTGCTTCTGGCTTTGCGAGTCGGGCGAGAGCAACTGGTCGGTGCTGGTAAGGGCATTGCCTTGCGCAACGATCTCCAGGCCCTTCTTCATGCAGTCGTTGGCCGACGCCAGATCGACGTCTCCGCGGATCGGCAAGGACCCCTTCTTGAGGTTGAAAGCAACCTGGGTTTCCGGTGCGACGAGCACTTCCGCCAGGGCATCCTGTGCCTTCGATCCTTCCTCGTCTTTCAGAACCGGGAAGTAAAAAGCGTCCCCGCCCGTGGTGATGTACTGGCTAACGCCAAGCCCCGGAAGGCAGCTATAGTCCTTGCCCGCGACCTTACCGGCGATCTGGAACTCGCCCTGCGCCCAGTCACCCATGACCTGACCGGCAGCCTTGCCGGTGATCACCATGTTGGTGGCCTGGTTCCAGTCCTGCACGTTGGTGCCGATGGAAAGTTCGCGTGCCTGTGCGGCCGCTTCGAAGATCTTGGCGACCTCCGGGCCGGCCGCCGCTTCGGCGTCCTTCTCGACATAGACCTTCTCGTGCAATTCCTTGCCACCGAGT from Pseudorhizobium banfieldiae encodes the following:
- a CDS encoding ABC transporter substrate-binding protein, coding for MNIRAFAAALAATVVLPLGVAQAADLEVTHWWTSGGEAAAVAEFAKAFDATGNKWVDGAIAGGGSTARPIMISRITGGDPMGATQFNHGRQAQELVEAGLMRDLTDVAEKGNWKEVIKPASLLDSCTIDGRIYCVPVNIHSWQWLWLNNEAFEKAGVAVPKDWNEFVAAGPKLKEAGIHPLALGGQPWQANGLFDTLLLALGGKELHEKVYVEKDAEAAAGPEVAKIFEAAAQARELSIGTNVQDWNQATNMVITGKAAGQVMGDWAQGEFQIAGKVAGKDYSCLPGLGVSQYITTGGDAFYFPVLKDEEGSKAQDALAEVLVAPETQVAFNLKKGSLPIRGDVDLASANDCMKKGLEIVAQGNALTSTDQLLSPDSQSQKQDLMTEFFSSTSMTPEAAQERFAEIISSAD